A window of the Gorilla gorilla gorilla isolate KB3781 chromosome 8, NHGRI_mGorGor1-v2.1_pri, whole genome shotgun sequence genome harbors these coding sequences:
- the WNT8B gene encoding protein Wnt-8b has protein sequence MFLSKPSVYISLFTCVLQLSHSWSVNNFLMTGPKAYLIYSSSVAAGAQSGIEECKYQFAWDRWNCPERALQLSSHGGLRSANRETAFVHAISSAGVMYTLTRNCSLGDFDNCGCDDSRNGQLGGQGWLWGGCSDNVGFGEAISKQFVDALETGQDARAAMNLHNNEAGRKAVKGTMKRTCKCHGVSGSCTTQTCWLQLPEFREVGAHLKEKYHAALKVDLLQGAGNSAAGRGAIADTFRSISTRELVHLEDSPDYCLENKTLGLLGTEGRECLRRGRALGRWERRSCRRLCGDCGLAVEERRAETVSSCNCKFHWCCAVRCEQCRRRVTKYFCSRAERPRGGAAHKPGRKP, from the exons ATGTTTCTTTCAAAGCCTTCTGTGTACATCTCTCTTTTCACCTGTGTCCTCCAACTCAGCCACAGCTG GTCAGTGAACAATTTCCTGATGACTGGTCCAAAG GCTTACCTGATTTACTCCAGCAGTGTGGCAGCTGGTGCCCAGAGTGGTATTGAAGAATGCAAGTATCAGTTTGCCTGGGACCGCTGGAACTGCCCTGAGAGAGCCCTGCAGCTGTCCAGCCACGGTGGGCTTCGCAGTG CCAATCGGGAGACAGCATTTGTGCATGCCATCAGTTCTGCTGGAGTCATGTACACCCTGACTAGAAACTGCAGCCTTGGAGATTTTGATAACTGTGGCTGTGATGACTCCCGCAACGGGCAACTGG GGGGACAAGGCTGGCtgtggggaggctgcagtgacaatGTGGGCTTCGGAGAGGCGATTTCCAAGCAGTTTGTCGATGCCCTGGAAACAGGACAGGATGCACGGGCAGCCATGAACCTGCACAACAACGAGGCTGGCCGCAAG GCGGTGAAGGGCACCATGAAACGCACGTGCAAGTGCCACGGCGTGTCTGGCAGCTGCACCACGCAGACCTGCTGGCTGCAGCTGCCCGAGTTCCGCGAGGTGGGCGCGCACCTGAAGGAGAAGTACCACGCAGCACTCAAGGTGGACCTGCTGCAGGGTGCTGGCAACAGCGCGGCCGGCCGCGGCGCCATCGCCGACACCTTTCGCTCCATCTCTACCCGGGAGCTGGTGCACCTGGAGGACTCCCCGGACTACTGCCTGGAGAACAAAACGCTAGGGCTGCTGGGCACCGAAGGCCGAGAGTGCCTAAGGCGCGGGCGGGCCCTGGGTCGCTGGGAACGCCGCAGCTGCCGCCGGCTCTGCGGGGACTGCGGGCTGGCGGTGGAGGAGCGCCGGGCCGAGACCGTGTCCAGCTGCAACTGCAAGTTCCACTGGTGCTGCGCAGTCCGCTGCGAGCAGTGCCGCCGGAGGGTCACCAAGTACTTCTGTAGCCGCGCAGAGCGGCCGCGGGGGGGCGCTGCGCACAAACCCGGGAGAAAACCCTAA